The proteins below come from a single Rhodococcus sp. WMMA185 genomic window:
- a CDS encoding dipeptidase: MSDEIRSRVAELMPTARDQLATLVGMRSVADPRQFPPEECTRAAEWVRDAFIAAGIGQVDLLPTSDGSLAVVGHQPGPEGAPTVLLYSHYDVQPPGDETLWDTDPFTLTERDGRWYGRGAADCKGNVVMHLLALRALGTPLPVGIRIVVEGSEEMGTGGLENLVEARPELFDADMILIGDVGNAEVGSPTVTTTLRGIANVVVHVETLAGEVHSGMFGGPAPDALAALVRILATLRDEEGNTVVDGVESDQTWTGVEYPEAQFRTDAGVLDGVGLTGSGSVSDAVWAQPTLTILGIDCPPVVGSAAAIQPRASARLNLRVPPGMDPQMAQDALAAHLENAAPWGARVTVEPEAIGSPFRAGADGPGYTALGAAMEEAFGKKLGSVGHGGSIPLCNVLSAMVPNAEIALIGVEEPRCLIHAPNESVDPSEIRNLAVAEALFLQRFATVDRHG; the protein is encoded by the coding sequence ATGTCGGACGAGATCCGGTCCAGAGTGGCCGAACTGATGCCTACGGCACGTGACCAACTCGCGACGCTGGTCGGCATGCGTTCGGTGGCCGATCCGCGGCAGTTCCCGCCGGAGGAATGTACTCGCGCGGCCGAATGGGTCAGGGACGCGTTCATCGCAGCCGGAATCGGACAGGTGGACCTGCTGCCGACATCCGACGGATCACTCGCAGTCGTAGGGCACCAACCCGGACCGGAAGGCGCGCCCACGGTCCTGCTCTACAGCCACTACGACGTTCAGCCTCCCGGAGACGAGACACTCTGGGACACAGATCCTTTCACCCTCACCGAGCGGGATGGACGCTGGTACGGCCGTGGTGCGGCCGACTGCAAGGGCAACGTCGTGATGCACCTGCTGGCGCTGCGAGCGCTCGGCACGCCGCTGCCCGTCGGAATCAGGATCGTCGTCGAAGGATCCGAGGAGATGGGCACCGGCGGGCTCGAGAACCTCGTCGAGGCCAGGCCGGAACTGTTCGATGCCGACATGATCCTCATCGGCGATGTCGGAAACGCTGAGGTCGGGAGTCCGACCGTCACGACCACGCTGCGCGGCATCGCGAACGTCGTGGTGCACGTCGAGACCCTTGCCGGAGAGGTGCACTCCGGCATGTTCGGCGGGCCCGCCCCGGACGCGCTCGCAGCGCTCGTACGGATACTCGCCACGCTACGAGACGAGGAGGGAAACACCGTCGTCGACGGTGTGGAATCCGACCAGACGTGGACGGGGGTGGAGTATCCCGAGGCGCAGTTCCGCACCGACGCAGGAGTTCTCGATGGCGTCGGCCTGACCGGTTCGGGATCCGTGTCGGACGCCGTGTGGGCGCAGCCGACCCTGACGATCCTCGGCATCGACTGCCCGCCGGTGGTCGGATCCGCGGCCGCCATCCAACCGCGCGCTTCGGCCCGGCTGAATCTCCGTGTGCCGCCGGGAATGGATCCACAGATGGCACAGGACGCGCTCGCGGCGCATCTCGAGAACGCCGCGCCGTGGGGTGCGCGGGTGACCGTGGAACCCGAAGCGATCGGTTCGCCGTTCCGGGCCGGCGCCGACGGTCCGGGTTACACCGCCCTCGGAGCGGCGATGGAAGAGGCTTTCGGCAAGAAACTTGGAAGCGTCGGGCACGGCGGATCGATCCCACTGTGCAACGTCTTGTCCGCCATGGTGCCGAACGCGGAGATCGCCCTGATCGGGGTGGAGGAACCGCGCTGCCTCATTCACGCACCCAACGAGAGTGTCGATCCGAGCGAAATCCGAAACCTCGCGGTCGCCGAAGCACTGTTCCTGCAGCGATTCGCGACCGTCGACCGTCACGGCTGA
- a CDS encoding RNA-binding S4 domain-containing protein, whose product MSDTPDAVPIRDESIRLGQFLKLANLIESGAEAKEVIADGLVTVNDEVEVRRGRQLRDGDVVEIGGMTARVSSQP is encoded by the coding sequence ATGTCCGACACTCCTGACGCCGTGCCGATCCGAGACGAATCCATCCGTCTGGGCCAGTTCCTCAAACTCGCCAACCTCATCGAGTCGGGCGCCGAGGCGAAAGAGGTGATCGCCGACGGTCTGGTGACGGTGAACGATGAGGTCGAGGTGCGGCGGGGCCGGCAGTTGCGCGACGGCGACGTCGTGGAGATCGGTGGGATGACCGCGCGGGTGAGTTCTCAGCCGTGA
- the lysX gene encoding bifunctional lysylphosphatidylglycerol synthetase/lysine--tRNA ligase LysX encodes MAASTEAHHTSGAEATSEPEAGNTTPRTGLAPGSKTRTGLAPGSKTRRGRAPGSKNAYLHQVPHISGLILGVFSVLVFLWSLSPVLRYYIDAPRNYVDTYYFDAPDTSLSWALVVGLLAAALASRKRIAWWLLTLYLAVFLALNVAVAITDRNPNAAIAAAVQLVVIGILIAARPEFYTRVRRGAGWKALGVLLVGFGVGTVIGWGLVELFPGSLEADDRFLWAFNRVTALASIDNTQFSGQPNGFVNTLLGLFGALALLAAVITLFRSQRSHNALTGNDESALRGLLQQYGEDDSLGYFATRRDKAVVFAPSGKAAITYRVEIGVCLASGDPIGDPEAWPHAIAAWQALASRYGWATAVMGTSEAGATAYNKAGLTVLQLGDEAVLRTREFSLNGRDMRQVRQAVTRARRQGVKVRIRRHRDVPAEEMAQTIRLADAWRDTENERGFSMALGRLGDRLDGDCLLVQAIDAGDEIVGVLSLVPWGPMGVSLDLMRRKPTSPNGVVELMITELATTSEQFGITKVSLNFAVFRSVFAEGSRIGAGPILRIWRSILVFFSRWWQLEALYRSNVKYQPEWVPRYLCFEDNRELLRVGFASAVAEGFVTLPKFGRSGTQDAIAHTGTHASVPAALVAAEGLRADGSAPHEVLRPTPIGPKRPEQVRVRLDKLEAFAEAGIDAYPVAYPPTHTVAAASKSPEGTTVRIAGRLLRIRDYGGVVFVVIRDWSGDIQILVDEARVGTDRIRAFATEFDLGDLVAVAGVIGYSRRGVLSLLANEWRITGKCLHPLPDKWKGLSDPETRVRQRYIDLAINVKARRLLEARSAIVKSLRDSLGSRGFLEVETPILQQAHGGAHAAPFLTHINAYNLDLYLRIAPELYLKRLCVAGVEKVFEIGRVFRNEGVDYKHNPEFTILEAYEAHSDYEKMMVLCRELIQAAARAAHGREVVKRPGPGGTLIEVDISGEWPVKTMHQAIADKIDADVSPTTPLADLQRFCDEYEIPYQTTWDAGEVAQEMYEHLVENHTEFPTFYTNFPTSMSPLTRPHPTIPGVAAKWDLVAWGIELGTAYSELTDPVDQRRRLTEQSMLAAGGDEEAMDLDEDFLEALEHAMPPTGGLGVGVDRVVMLITGGSIRESLAFPLAKPKQ; translated from the coding sequence ATGGCAGCTAGCACGGAGGCACACCACACGTCGGGGGCCGAGGCGACGTCCGAGCCGGAAGCGGGCAACACCACGCCACGGACCGGGCTTGCTCCGGGCTCGAAGACACGGACCGGGCTTGCTCCGGGCTCGAAGACAAGGCGCGGGCGTGCTCCGGGCTCGAAGAACGCATATCTGCACCAGGTTCCCCACATCTCGGGGCTGATCCTGGGCGTCTTCTCGGTGCTGGTGTTCTTGTGGAGCCTCTCCCCCGTCCTGCGGTACTACATCGATGCGCCGCGGAACTACGTGGACACCTACTATTTCGATGCCCCCGACACGAGCCTTTCCTGGGCGCTCGTGGTCGGCCTGCTCGCGGCGGCATTGGCCAGCCGCAAACGCATCGCGTGGTGGCTGCTCACGCTTTATCTGGCTGTCTTCCTAGCACTCAACGTCGCCGTGGCGATCACAGACCGCAACCCGAACGCAGCAATTGCCGCGGCCGTGCAGTTGGTGGTCATCGGGATCCTCATTGCCGCAAGGCCAGAGTTCTACACACGCGTGCGTCGCGGCGCCGGCTGGAAGGCGCTCGGGGTGCTGCTGGTCGGTTTTGGCGTGGGGACCGTCATCGGCTGGGGCCTCGTCGAACTGTTCCCGGGCTCCCTCGAGGCAGACGATCGCTTCCTGTGGGCGTTCAATCGGGTCACCGCGCTGGCCTCGATAGACAATACGCAGTTTTCCGGCCAGCCCAACGGCTTCGTCAACACGCTGCTCGGCCTGTTCGGCGCACTCGCACTCCTCGCTGCCGTGATCACCCTGTTCCGCTCTCAACGCTCCCACAATGCACTCACCGGCAACGACGAGTCGGCACTGCGCGGGCTCCTGCAGCAGTACGGCGAAGACGACTCACTCGGCTACTTCGCCACCCGCCGCGACAAGGCCGTCGTCTTTGCGCCCAGCGGCAAGGCCGCCATCACCTACCGCGTCGAGATCGGCGTCTGCCTCGCCAGCGGCGATCCGATCGGCGACCCGGAGGCGTGGCCGCATGCGATCGCGGCCTGGCAGGCACTCGCCTCTCGGTACGGTTGGGCGACCGCGGTGATGGGCACCAGCGAAGCCGGTGCTACCGCCTACAACAAGGCGGGTCTCACCGTGCTCCAACTCGGCGACGAGGCCGTCTTGCGGACCCGCGAGTTCAGTCTCAACGGACGTGACATGCGGCAGGTTCGACAGGCCGTCACCCGGGCGCGGCGCCAAGGGGTCAAAGTCCGAATCAGGCGACACCGGGATGTGCCCGCAGAGGAGATGGCGCAGACCATTCGGCTCGCGGACGCCTGGCGCGACACCGAGAACGAGCGCGGATTCTCGATGGCTCTCGGCCGCCTCGGCGACCGCCTCGACGGGGATTGCCTGTTGGTGCAGGCGATCGACGCGGGCGATGAGATAGTCGGCGTCCTCTCGCTGGTGCCCTGGGGTCCGATGGGTGTCTCGCTCGATCTGATGCGCCGCAAACCCACATCGCCCAACGGTGTGGTCGAATTGATGATTACCGAACTCGCTACCACCTCTGAGCAATTCGGCATTACCAAGGTATCGCTGAACTTCGCCGTCTTTCGCTCGGTATTCGCGGAAGGCTCCCGAATCGGCGCGGGGCCCATCTTGCGGATCTGGCGGTCGATCCTCGTCTTCTTCTCACGATGGTGGCAGCTCGAGGCGTTGTACCGATCCAATGTGAAGTATCAGCCCGAATGGGTACCGCGCTACCTGTGCTTCGAAGACAACCGCGAACTGCTGCGCGTCGGATTCGCATCAGCCGTCGCGGAAGGGTTCGTGACTCTGCCGAAGTTCGGCCGCTCCGGAACCCAGGACGCCATCGCGCACACCGGCACTCACGCATCGGTCCCCGCGGCGCTGGTCGCGGCGGAGGGACTGCGCGCGGATGGCAGCGCACCCCACGAAGTACTCCGGCCGACGCCGATCGGCCCGAAACGTCCCGAGCAGGTGCGCGTGCGACTCGACAAACTCGAGGCCTTCGCCGAGGCGGGCATCGACGCGTACCCGGTCGCCTATCCGCCGACCCACACCGTGGCAGCAGCGTCGAAGTCCCCGGAGGGCACGACGGTTCGCATCGCCGGCCGCTTGCTCCGGATCCGCGACTACGGCGGTGTCGTATTCGTGGTGATTCGGGACTGGTCGGGTGACATCCAGATTCTCGTCGACGAGGCGAGGGTCGGTACCGATCGCATCCGTGCGTTTGCCACCGAGTTCGACCTCGGCGACCTGGTCGCAGTGGCCGGTGTCATCGGATACAGCCGCCGTGGGGTGCTGTCGCTGCTGGCGAACGAGTGGCGCATCACCGGCAAGTGCCTGCATCCGCTACCCGACAAGTGGAAGGGCCTGTCGGACCCGGAGACTCGCGTACGACAGCGGTACATCGACCTCGCAATCAATGTCAAAGCCCGGCGTCTCCTCGAGGCCCGCAGCGCAATCGTCAAGTCGCTTCGTGACTCCCTCGGAAGCCGCGGATTCCTCGAAGTGGAGACGCCGATTCTCCAGCAGGCACACGGCGGCGCCCATGCAGCACCGTTCCTGACCCATATCAACGCCTACAACCTCGACCTGTACCTGCGGATTGCACCGGAGCTGTACCTCAAACGCCTGTGTGTGGCGGGTGTGGAGAAGGTCTTCGAGATCGGCCGCGTGTTCCGCAACGAGGGCGTCGACTACAAGCACAACCCGGAGTTCACCATCCTCGAGGCGTACGAGGCGCACAGCGATTACGAGAAGATGATGGTGCTGTGCCGAGAACTCATTCAGGCAGCGGCCAGGGCCGCGCACGGACGTGAGGTGGTCAAGCGACCCGGACCGGGCGGCACCTTGATCGAGGTGGATATCTCCGGCGAGTGGCCGGTAAAGACCATGCATCAGGCTATTGCGGACAAGATCGACGCCGATGTCTCACCCACTACTCCGCTCGCGGACCTGCAACGGTTCTGCGATGAATACGAGATCCCCTACCAGACCACCTGGGACGCTGGGGAGGTCGCGCAGGAGATGTACGAACACTTGGTTGAGAACCACACCGAGTTCCCCACCTTCTACACGAACTTCCCGACGTCGATGTCGCCGCTGACGCGCCCCCATCCCACAATCCCGGGGGTGGCGGCCAAGTGGGATCTGGTGGCGTGGGGCATCGAACTCGGTACGGCCTACAGCGAGTTGACGGACCCGGTGGATCAGCGCAGGCGACTCACCGAGCAGTCCATGCTCGCCGCAGGCGGCGACGAAGAGG
- the rraA gene encoding ribonuclease E activity regulator RraA, producing the protein MTEPVATADLADEIGPEIRSCDTQFVQYGGRDVFSGPITTIKCFQDNLLVKQTLSEPGNGGVLVVDGDASVHTALVGDIIAGRGVDNGWAGVIVNGAVRDSAILKTLDIGVKALGTNPRKSTQTGSGEKNVPVEIGGVTFNPGETVYSDQDGVVVR; encoded by the coding sequence ATGACTGAACCCGTAGCAACCGCTGACCTGGCAGATGAGATCGGACCTGAGATTCGGAGCTGCGATACGCAGTTCGTCCAGTACGGCGGGCGTGACGTGTTTTCCGGCCCCATCACCACCATCAAGTGCTTCCAGGACAATCTGCTGGTCAAGCAGACACTCAGCGAGCCGGGCAATGGCGGCGTCCTCGTCGTCGATGGTGACGCGAGCGTCCATACAGCGCTGGTCGGAGACATCATCGCCGGACGCGGGGTCGACAACGGGTGGGCCGGAGTGATCGTCAATGGCGCAGTCCGCGACTCGGCGATCCTGAAGACCCTCGACATCGGGGTCAAAGCACTCGGCACCAATCCTCGCAAGAGCACCCAAACCGGTTCGGGCGAGAAGAACGTGCCGGTCGAGATCGGCGGAGTGACATTCAACCCTGGCGAGACCGTCTACAGCGACCAGGACGGCGTCGTCGTCCGCTGA
- a CDS encoding NAD(P)H-binding protein, producing MTIAVTGATGSIGGKVLERLGGGAGIRLIGRNSQRLEPLAEHFDSTFAVATYADAGAMTAALRGVRLLFLVSGHESATRREEHATVVDAARDAGVERIVYLSFLGAAPECTFTFGRDHYYTEQHIRRSGLKFTFLQDSWYQSMIPLMVDDRGVIRGPAGNGKVSAVAPDDVADAAAAVLATGNGDHDGATYRLTGPEAFTLADAAETITRVTGRPVRFENETLEEAYASRAHFGAPAFEVEGWVTSYAAIGAGELAVVTGDVEALTGRLPQTFADYVESTMKPGGSAASRKG from the coding sequence ATGACCATCGCAGTGACAGGGGCCACCGGCTCGATCGGGGGCAAGGTACTCGAGAGGCTGGGCGGCGGTGCTGGTATCCGCCTGATCGGGCGGAACTCTCAGCGCCTCGAGCCGCTCGCCGAGCACTTCGACTCCACTTTCGCCGTGGCTACCTACGCGGATGCAGGCGCGATGACGGCCGCACTGCGCGGTGTCCGACTGCTCTTTCTCGTCTCGGGACACGAGAGTGCCACTCGACGAGAAGAGCACGCCACAGTGGTCGACGCCGCCCGTGATGCCGGGGTGGAACGGATCGTCTACCTCTCGTTTCTCGGCGCAGCGCCCGAGTGCACGTTCACGTTCGGGCGCGACCACTACTACACCGAACAGCACATACGGCGCAGCGGGCTGAAGTTCACCTTCCTGCAGGACAGCTGGTACCAGTCGATGATCCCGTTGATGGTGGACGACCGAGGCGTCATCCGCGGTCCGGCCGGCAACGGCAAAGTTTCCGCCGTGGCGCCCGACGACGTCGCTGATGCCGCAGCCGCGGTCCTCGCGACCGGTAACGGCGACCACGACGGCGCGACCTATCGGTTGACCGGACCCGAAGCGTTCACCCTTGCCGATGCGGCGGAGACGATCACGAGGGTGACCGGTCGGCCGGTGCGGTTCGAGAACGAGACCCTCGAAGAGGCCTACGCATCCCGTGCCCACTTCGGCGCGCCCGCGTTCGAGGTCGAAGGGTGGGTGACCTCGTACGCGGCTATCGGTGCGGGCGAGCTGGCGGTGGTGACCGGCGATGTCGAGGCTCTCACCGGCCGGCTTCCGCAGACCTTCGCCGACTATGTCGAGTCGACGATGAAACCGGGAGGGTCAGCTGCTTCCCGAAAAGGGTGA